A portion of the Streptomyces sp. NBC_00376 genome contains these proteins:
- a CDS encoding pyridoxamine 5'-phosphate oxidase family protein yields MQTTGLVRRQAAERRRDTMERLVTERDVWVSTAHPDHGPHQVPLWFLWDGRAVWMCTSATSATARNVREEPRVRLALPDTFDVVLLQGEAESFLDQDVPEAAAEAFAAKFGWDPRAEEGSFLYVRVVPKSVRAWRGVPELRGRVIMRDGTWLE; encoded by the coding sequence ATGCAGACCACGGGGCTTGTTCGCCGCCAGGCGGCGGAGCGTAGGCGCGACACTATGGAACGGCTCGTTACCGAGCGGGATGTATGGGTATCGACAGCACACCCTGATCACGGGCCGCACCAGGTGCCGCTTTGGTTCTTGTGGGATGGGCGTGCAGTGTGGATGTGCACCAGTGCCACTTCCGCGACTGCGCGGAACGTCCGCGAGGAGCCGCGCGTGCGCCTGGCGCTGCCCGACACCTTCGATGTGGTGCTTCTTCAAGGTGAGGCGGAGAGCTTCCTGGACCAGGATGTGCCCGAAGCCGCGGCGGAGGCGTTCGCCGCCAAGTTCGGGTGGGACCCGCGTGCGGAGGAGGGTTCCTTCCTGTACGTGCGCGTGGTGCCGAAGAGCGTGCGCGCTTGGCGAGGCGTACCGGAACTACGCGGCAGAGTCATCATGCGCGACGGGACGTGGCTGGAATAG
- a CDS encoding gas vesicle protein GvpO — protein MAVGEEDETGRVRRPSSKKPVKKTTRKTSTGRASSGTNETKRAARRVSAPRAMRYAAEQLQELLGRAPESVSALKPTEDGWQADVEVLELERIPGTTSVMASYRVTLDEEGELLAYERTRRYTRAQIDPRG, from the coding sequence ATGGCCGTAGGCGAAGAGGACGAGACAGGGCGCGTCCGGCGTCCGTCCAGCAAGAAGCCGGTCAAGAAGACCACCAGGAAAACCAGCACCGGACGGGCCAGCAGCGGCACGAATGAAACGAAGCGTGCGGCACGTCGGGTTTCGGCCCCGCGAGCCATGCGTTATGCGGCTGAGCAGCTCCAGGAGCTTTTGGGGCGAGCACCCGAGTCCGTCTCGGCGTTGAAGCCGACGGAGGACGGCTGGCAGGCGGACGTGGAAGTTTTGGAGCTGGAGCGTATCCCCGGCACGACCAGCGTGATGGCGAGTTACCGGGTGACGCTGGACGAGGAAGGCGAACTGCTGGCGTACGAGCGCACCCGCCGCTACACCCGAGCCCAGATCGACCCGCGTGGCTAG
- a CDS encoding gas vesicle structural protein GvpA — MTMVPQGGGTISRAGGGGSGNLYDILELILDRGLVIDVFVRVSLVGIEILKIDARIVVASVDTYLRFAEACNRLDLEEGRKAPSQLTDLVGEVTEGGAHGKAKGALSGAADVLTDALKGGHDDEEAEQSEKRRKEPEERRERPRRRPAARRHEE, encoded by the coding sequence ATGACTATGGTGCCGCAGGGCGGAGGAACCATTTCCAGGGCCGGCGGAGGAGGGTCGGGGAACCTTTACGACATCCTCGAGCTGATTCTGGACCGCGGCCTGGTAATCGATGTCTTCGTGCGTGTGTCCTTGGTGGGCATCGAGATCCTCAAGATCGATGCCCGCATCGTCGTGGCGAGCGTGGATACCTACCTGCGCTTCGCGGAGGCCTGTAACCGCCTCGACCTGGAAGAGGGCCGCAAGGCTCCATCTCAGCTGACCGACCTGGTCGGCGAGGTGACCGAGGGCGGAGCGCATGGCAAAGCCAAGGGTGCGCTGAGCGGGGCCGCTGACGTGCTGACCGACGCCCTGAAGGGAGGGCACGACGACGAGGAGGCCGAGCAGTCAGAAAAGAGGCGCAAGGAGCCCGAGGAGAGGCGGGAGCGGCCGCGGCGTCGGCCTGCCGCCCGACGCCACGAGGAGTGA
- a CDS encoding GvpL/GvpF family gas vesicle protein produces the protein MAVYVYSIVLATHPQRLDGLHGVGDPPAPLRTVRTEMLSAVVSDAPEELRPKRRDLGAHQAVQEQLMADGTVLPLQFGLTTVDDDAVRAVLEDGTDKFSERLRALEGCVEYHLKAAQDEDALLRQILRESDEARELNEEIRSGRSNPELPLALGELVSQEVQARQERLAVEVLDALRGFAREERSSQPTGNDFLNVSFLVERDNEKTFLGAEQDIAKELGEDFDLRLVGPLPAYSFV, from the coding sequence ATGGCCGTATACGTGTACTCCATTGTTCTGGCCACCCATCCGCAGCGCTTGGACGGCCTCCACGGGGTGGGGGATCCGCCGGCGCCCCTCCGCACGGTGCGCACCGAAATGCTGTCCGCGGTCGTCAGCGACGCGCCCGAGGAGCTGCGTCCCAAACGCCGAGACCTCGGCGCCCACCAGGCCGTCCAGGAACAGCTGATGGCCGACGGCACCGTTTTGCCACTGCAGTTCGGCCTCACCACCGTGGACGACGACGCTGTACGAGCGGTCCTGGAGGACGGTACAGATAAATTCAGCGAACGCTTGCGGGCGCTGGAGGGCTGCGTGGAATACCACTTGAAGGCCGCCCAGGACGAAGATGCGCTGTTGCGCCAGATCCTTCGGGAGTCCGACGAGGCGCGCGAACTCAACGAGGAGATCAGAAGCGGCCGCAGCAACCCGGAACTGCCGCTCGCCCTCGGGGAGCTGGTCTCCCAAGAAGTGCAAGCGCGGCAGGAACGGCTCGCCGTCGAAGTCCTCGATGCGCTGCGTGGATTCGCGCGGGAGGAACGCTCGTCGCAGCCGACCGGGAACGACTTCCTGAATGTGTCCTTCCTTGTGGAGCGGGACAACGAGAAGACCTTCCTCGGCGCGGAACAGGATATCGCCAAGGAACTGGGCGAGGACTTCGACCTGCGACTGGTCGGCCCGCTGCCCGCCTACAGCTTCGTCTAG
- a CDS encoding gas vesicle protein GvpG yields the protein MGLLTQLATLPLAPVRGVAWVMERVVETAENEYYDPAPVERELAALERALVAGEIDEETFDQREDELLDRLDEIRAHVQGVDT from the coding sequence ATGGGACTGCTGACTCAACTCGCAACTCTTCCGCTGGCGCCCGTGCGCGGCGTGGCCTGGGTCATGGAGCGCGTCGTCGAGACCGCGGAGAACGAGTACTACGACCCAGCCCCCGTCGAACGGGAACTCGCCGCACTTGAGCGAGCGCTCGTGGCGGGAGAAATCGACGAGGAAACCTTCGACCAGCGCGAGGACGAGTTGCTGGACCGGCTGGACGAGATCAGGGCCCATGTCCAGGGCGTCGATACCTGA
- a CDS encoding gas vesicle protein gives MTEPVARRLGDLPSRSAPYGQGSSANLADILERVLDKGIVIAGDIQINLLDIELLTIKLRLLIASVDKAKEMGIDWWEHDPSLSSRANDGRSLAEENKRLQAEITALRESRELPPAKNEESRTAAPRRTTRTTRTKRAEPSPRSERRDEP, from the coding sequence GTGACCGAACCCGTCGCCAGGAGGCTGGGCGATCTCCCGTCCAGGTCCGCCCCGTATGGCCAGGGCTCCTCGGCCAATCTCGCCGACATCCTGGAGCGCGTCCTGGACAAAGGCATCGTCATCGCAGGCGATATCCAGATCAACCTACTGGACATCGAACTGCTTACCATCAAGCTGCGCCTGCTGATCGCTTCGGTGGACAAAGCGAAGGAAATGGGCATTGACTGGTGGGAGCACGATCCCTCACTGTCGTCACGCGCCAACGACGGCCGCTCACTCGCCGAGGAGAACAAACGGCTGCAGGCTGAGATCACGGCGCTGCGCGAGAGCCGTGAGCTGCCACCGGCCAAGAACGAGGAGAGCCGCACCGCGGCCCCCCGCCGCACCACACGCACCACACGCACCAAACGGGCAGAGCCAAGCCCCCGCAGCGAGAGGCGGGACGAGCCATGA
- a CDS encoding GvpL/GvpF family gas vesicle protein, which produces MTATVSYAYAVARDADGSLEEALSGLPGVAEATVHLVRVEHSDDVVVAVSPVPERDFQEAALRAHLEDLDWLESVARAHHRVIEALAARTAVLPLRLATVYLDDERVRLMLRARREAFADRLTDLAAQVEWGVKIYVEAAAEAERPAGPPTDPGLTPGRAYLSQRRAQRNAREDAYRDAEQAAERVEAAARAYAVDRVQHRPQQGELARGPGENVINDAYLVPLQQAEDFRADVMQAAEGLPGVRVEVTGPWAPYSFATLTEAEPLKRATP; this is translated from the coding sequence ATGACCGCCACGGTCTCCTATGCGTACGCCGTAGCACGGGACGCCGACGGATCGCTGGAAGAAGCTCTGTCCGGGCTCCCTGGAGTGGCGGAGGCGACGGTGCATCTAGTACGTGTAGAACACAGCGACGATGTGGTGGTCGCCGTGAGCCCGGTACCCGAGCGGGACTTCCAAGAGGCCGCGCTGCGAGCGCATCTTGAGGACTTGGACTGGCTGGAGTCAGTCGCCCGCGCTCATCACCGGGTGATTGAGGCCTTGGCCGCCCGCACCGCCGTCCTGCCACTGCGTCTGGCCACGGTGTACCTCGACGACGAGCGGGTGCGACTCATGCTCCGGGCCCGCCGCGAGGCGTTTGCCGACAGACTGACCGACCTGGCGGCGCAGGTGGAGTGGGGCGTCAAGATCTATGTCGAAGCGGCCGCCGAGGCCGAGAGGCCAGCAGGCCCACCCACAGATCCGGGTCTGACCCCCGGGCGGGCTTACCTCAGCCAGCGTAGAGCACAGCGAAACGCCCGCGAAGACGCCTACAGGGACGCAGAGCAGGCAGCCGAGCGGGTCGAGGCCGCCGCCCGCGCTTATGCGGTTGATCGCGTCCAGCACCGGCCGCAGCAAGGCGAACTCGCCCGCGGGCCGGGAGAGAACGTCATCAACGACGCCTACCTCGTGCCGCTGCAACAGGCTGAAGACTTCCGCGCCGATGTCATGCAGGCCGCAGAAGGACTACCCGGGGTACGCGTCGAAGTCACCGGGCCATGGGCCCCGTACTCCTTCGCCACCCTCACCGAAGCCGAACCGCTGAAGAGGGCCACGCCGTGA
- a CDS encoding gas vesicle protein, whose amino-acid sequence MRAAGRPEATPEEPLPQRQIALIDLLDRLLSGGVVLTGDVVLSIADIDLVRISLRALIVSISEQNPSPWHAISAPTGDDHVR is encoded by the coding sequence GTGAGGGCGGCGGGCAGGCCGGAGGCTACGCCGGAGGAGCCGCTGCCGCAACGGCAGATCGCACTGATCGACCTGCTGGACCGGTTGCTGAGCGGAGGCGTGGTCCTCACCGGTGACGTCGTGCTCTCCATCGCCGATATCGACCTCGTACGCATATCGCTTCGCGCGCTGATCGTCTCCATCAGCGAACAGAATCCTTCCCCGTGGCATGCCATCTCAGCACCCACAGGAGACGACCATGTCAGGTAA
- a CDS encoding gas vesicle protein K — translation MSGKDRPPGSRLDEIADAAARAFRMLPAMPQDILPRGGAEARRPAHRITTAPDTVERDLIKLVLTLVELLRQLMERQALQRVDAGDLTEEQEERLGATLMILHSRMIELCSRYDLSMQDLNLDLGPLGTLLPPPE, via the coding sequence ATGTCAGGTAAGGACCGTCCGCCCGGAAGCCGCCTGGACGAGATCGCCGATGCCGCCGCCCGCGCCTTCCGCATGCTGCCCGCAATGCCGCAGGACATCCTGCCCCGGGGCGGTGCTGAGGCGCGAAGGCCGGCCCATCGGATCACTACCGCCCCGGACACGGTGGAACGGGACCTGATCAAGCTCGTACTCACACTCGTCGAGCTGCTACGACAGCTCATGGAACGCCAAGCCCTTCAGCGGGTCGACGCAGGAGACCTCACTGAGGAACAGGAGGAGCGCCTCGGAGCAACTTTGATGATTCTGCACAGTCGTATGATTGAACTCTGCTCTCGGTACGACCTTTCCATGCAAGATCTCAACTTGGATCTCGGACCTCTCGGAACTCTGCTGCCACCACCCGAATGA
- a CDS encoding CsbD family protein, with translation MGIGKKSKNIGEIAEGKTKESVGRAVGNERLEGKGRAQKVKGKVKQVVEKGKDTFRH, from the coding sequence ATGGGTATCGGAAAGAAGTCCAAGAATATTGGCGAAATCGCGGAGGGGAAAACTAAGGAATCGGTCGGGCGGGCCGTGGGTAACGAAAGGCTGGAGGGAAAGGGGAGGGCCCAAAAAGTGAAGGGTAAAGTGAAGCAGGTCGTCGAGAAGGGCAAGGACACCTTCAGGCACTGA
- a CDS encoding iron-containing redox enzyme family protein: MPRRGSAVRLPETRGEVSAALIEALGREPGRRSLPDIRLVAGSDPYDDDLQLALYLCYELHYRGFDGVDGAWEWDPELLKVRAALEREFMAALRADVPVAEDVGSALDELVLEPSDADDVSYFLRDEGELWHLREYAAHRSLYHLKEADPHVWVIPRLTGRAKAGMAAVEYDEFGAGRAEQVHSRLFADLMADLDLDTSYGRYLDAGSRQMLATVNLMSLFGLHRSHRGALVGHFASVETTSPPGSRRLAQALKRAGAGPAAIHFYAEHVEADAVHEQLVRHEVVAGLLQEEPDLAPDVAFGIAATGWLEDRFGEQLLGAWRGGESSVCVPL; this comes from the coding sequence ATGCCAAGAAGGGGAAGTGCCGTGAGGCTGCCAGAGACCCGGGGTGAGGTGTCTGCCGCTCTCATCGAGGCGCTCGGCCGGGAACCGGGTCGGCGCAGCCTGCCCGACATACGCCTGGTAGCGGGTAGCGACCCGTACGACGACGACCTCCAACTCGCCCTGTACCTCTGTTACGAGTTGCACTACCGCGGCTTCGACGGTGTGGACGGTGCCTGGGAGTGGGATCCGGAACTGCTCAAGGTGCGTGCCGCGCTGGAGCGGGAGTTCATGGCAGCTTTGCGCGCTGACGTGCCGGTGGCCGAGGACGTCGGCAGCGCGCTGGACGAACTCGTTCTGGAGCCGTCGGACGCCGACGACGTGTCGTACTTCCTGCGGGACGAGGGCGAGCTGTGGCATCTGCGTGAGTACGCCGCCCACCGCTCGCTTTACCACCTCAAAGAGGCCGATCCGCACGTGTGGGTGATCCCGCGCCTGACGGGCCGGGCCAAGGCAGGAATGGCCGCTGTGGAGTACGACGAATTCGGAGCGGGACGGGCAGAACAGGTCCACTCCAGGCTGTTCGCCGATCTGATGGCGGACCTCGACCTGGACACCTCGTACGGCCGCTACCTCGACGCCGGCTCTCGGCAGATGCTCGCGACCGTCAACCTCATGTCACTCTTTGGACTCCACCGCTCACACCGTGGTGCGCTGGTCGGTCACTTCGCCTCAGTGGAGACCACATCGCCACCAGGGTCGCGGCGCCTCGCTCAGGCATTGAAACGGGCCGGTGCCGGGCCTGCGGCCATCCACTTCTACGCGGAGCATGTGGAGGCCGACGCCGTGCATGAGCAGCTCGTACGGCATGAGGTCGTAGCCGGTCTGCTCCAGGAGGAGCCGGATCTGGCACCGGACGTCGCCTTCGGTATCGCAGCCACGGGATGGTTGGAAGACCGGTTCGGGGAGCAGTTGCTCGGCGCATGGCGGGGCGGCGAATCCTCAGTCTGTGTGCCGCTCTGA
- a CDS encoding CDGSH iron-sulfur domain-containing protein, translated as MQEPGGPMLVEGPVEVVQEDGHIARSDRPVVALCTCRRSLIFPWCDTSHRGRKRPKAPPPASERHTD; from the coding sequence ATGCAGGAGCCGGGCGGACCCATGCTCGTGGAGGGGCCGGTCGAAGTGGTCCAGGAGGACGGCCACATTGCCCGCTCGGACCGGCCTGTCGTCGCACTGTGTACCTGCCGGCGGAGCCTCATCTTCCCCTGGTGCGATACGAGCCACCGCGGTCGGAAGAGGCCGAAAGCCCCACCGCCGGCCTCAGAGCGGCACACAGACTGA
- a CDS encoding HemK2/MTQ2 family protein methyltransferase: protein MKLLQPPGVYMPQEDTAMLISALRREHLSPGAEVLDVGTGTGAVAIAAAHHGAAHVIAIDTSAAAVLTTRLNALLSGHARAIRASRGDLTEPATGLRFDLVLANPPYVPSANVRVPRRGIARAWEAGTDGRAVLDRLCAKCPALLRPGGVLLAVHSVLSNPAMTLARLAEGGLNVAVIDRRFVPFGPVLRERAGWLETQGLIEHGQEAEELVVIRAERPH from the coding sequence ATGAAACTCCTTCAGCCTCCGGGTGTCTACATGCCACAGGAAGACACAGCCATGCTGATATCCGCTCTGCGGCGCGAGCACCTGTCCCCCGGAGCGGAGGTACTCGACGTGGGTACCGGTACCGGCGCCGTGGCGATCGCCGCCGCCCACCACGGCGCTGCCCACGTGATCGCCATCGACACGTCGGCCGCGGCGGTGCTCACGACACGACTGAACGCACTGCTGTCGGGGCACGCGCGGGCCATCCGGGCCAGCCGCGGTGATCTGACGGAGCCTGCGACCGGCCTGAGGTTCGACCTCGTGCTGGCGAACCCGCCGTACGTACCGTCCGCGAACGTCCGCGTGCCGCGGCGCGGTATTGCTCGGGCCTGGGAGGCGGGGACCGACGGCCGGGCGGTGCTCGACCGGCTCTGCGCCAAGTGCCCCGCTCTGCTGCGCCCCGGAGGTGTGCTGCTCGCGGTCCACTCCGTGCTGAGCAACCCAGCGATGACCCTGGCGCGGCTGGCTGAAGGCGGATTGAACGTGGCTGTGATCGACCGCCGGTTCGTCCCCTTCGGGCCTGTCCTGCGAGAACGGGCCGGCTGGCTGGAGACCCAGGGCCTGATCGAGCACGGCCAGGAGGCAGAGGAACTGGTGGTGATCCGTGCAGAACGACCGCACTGA
- a CDS encoding DUF5133 domain-containing protein: MIAPPCFHHVPHDLAGRRHLEDDAYTLCVLMGQRTTRDAISEAEFCLGWARSVLPAAVVRSRDGGNSAS; the protein is encoded by the coding sequence CTGATTGCGCCACCCTGCTTTCATCATGTCCCGCACGACCTGGCTGGCCGCCGACACCTTGAGGATGACGCATACACCTTGTGTGTGCTCATGGGGCAGCGCACCACCCGCGATGCGATTTCCGAAGCCGAGTTCTGCCTTGGGTGGGCCCGATCGGTGCTGCCGGCTGCCGTTGTGAGGTCGCGGGACGGCGGAAATTCAGCCTCGTGA
- a CDS encoding CsbD family protein, with amino-acid sequence MGKAKAKAKQVKGKLKETVGSATDDKEMQAEGRGEQMAGKAQETAAKVTERLKKSGQ; translated from the coding sequence ATGGGTAAGGCAAAGGCGAAGGCCAAGCAGGTCAAGGGCAAGCTGAAGGAAACCGTCGGCAGTGCCACGGACGACAAGGAAATGCAGGCTGAGGGCCGCGGCGAGCAAATGGCGGGCAAGGCCCAGGAGACCGCGGCAAAGGTGACTGAGCGGCTGAAGAAGTCCGGACAGTAG
- a CDS encoding VOC family protein has product MVSTPSPPRSHRPPAEATELAGCTVGAPCWASLATPDPRAAEDFYGAVLGWEFRRTSLGEDFRMALSAGVPTASLGCTTPALQVALDWTPYFCVTDADEAAARIVERTGTIAVGPVRLPLGRGVLAADREGNRFGIWEGQLIADWESWRAHRPWRLELRTGHMFEAAIFYGEVLEWACSRHGCCEVRYEHGGVALRDVGNVAARIVPAGTALSGERTSPRWNVYFPVPNADAAAEAASQYGGGTIGRCVAGDHRTALLHDPHGAVFGVESPSGSVIISAAFGLRPGADSDGSPRAGRSGEAA; this is encoded by the coding sequence ATGGTTTCCACGCCCAGCCCGCCCCGGTCACACAGACCACCGGCAGAGGCCACGGAACTGGCCGGATGCACTGTCGGTGCCCCTTGCTGGGCAAGCCTCGCCACGCCGGACCCCCGAGCCGCCGAAGACTTCTACGGAGCCGTACTCGGGTGGGAGTTCCGGCGCACCTCCCTGGGTGAGGACTTCAGGATGGCGCTCTCGGCGGGCGTGCCCACCGCGAGCCTGGGGTGCACAACACCGGCCTTGCAGGTGGCCCTGGACTGGACACCCTACTTCTGTGTCACAGACGCCGACGAGGCTGCGGCCCGCATCGTGGAACGCACCGGCACTATCGCGGTGGGTCCGGTTCGCCTTCCCCTCGGTCGCGGGGTGCTGGCTGCCGACCGTGAGGGCAATCGTTTCGGAATCTGGGAAGGGCAGCTGATCGCCGACTGGGAGTCCTGGCGCGCACACCGGCCATGGCGACTGGAGCTGCGCACGGGACACATGTTCGAGGCCGCCATCTTCTACGGCGAGGTGCTCGAGTGGGCCTGCTCCCGGCACGGTTGCTGCGAGGTCCGCTACGAGCATGGCGGCGTCGCGCTCCGGGACGTCGGAAACGTGGCAGCCCGGATAGTACCGGCCGGTACGGCGCTGAGCGGGGAGCGGACGAGTCCGCGCTGGAACGTCTACTTCCCCGTACCGAATGCTGACGCGGCAGCGGAGGCGGCCTCCCAGTACGGTGGCGGAACCATCGGCCGGTGCGTAGCGGGTGATCACCGCACGGCCCTGCTGCACGACCCGCACGGCGCGGTCTTCGGTGTCGAGTCTCCGAGCGGATCCGTGATTATCAGCGCGGCGTTCGGGCTCCGGCCCGGCGCAGATTCCGATGGGTCCCCGCGGGCCGGGAGGTCTGGCGAGGCCGCATAA
- a CDS encoding DJ-1/PfpI/YhbO family deglycase/protease — protein MSDNDVSMRKVLAIVTNYGVEQDELLVPLEHLRGWGADVDVAAVSADDVQTLVSDKAPGKTIRPELTLSDVDPADYDLLLVPGGTLNVDALRLQNSTTEIVRSFTSSGRPVAAICHGPWALVEAGVTEGKRLTSYPSLRTDIGNAGGEWADEPVVKDDTCGWTLITSRNPGDLEPFLQEIDAALAVSAD, from the coding sequence ATGTCTGACAACGACGTGAGTATGCGGAAGGTGCTGGCCATCGTCACGAACTACGGCGTCGAGCAGGACGAACTGCTGGTGCCTCTCGAACACCTGCGGGGCTGGGGTGCCGATGTGGACGTCGCTGCTGTGTCGGCTGACGACGTTCAGACCTTGGTCAGCGACAAAGCTCCTGGGAAAACCATCCGACCCGAACTCACTCTGAGCGACGTTGACCCGGCCGATTACGACCTCCTGCTCGTACCAGGTGGCACATTGAACGTCGATGCACTGCGTCTGCAGAATTCGACGACGGAGATCGTCCGCTCCTTCACGTCGTCCGGGCGCCCCGTAGCGGCCATCTGCCACGGACCTTGGGCCTTGGTCGAGGCGGGTGTCACCGAAGGTAAGAGGCTCACCTCCTACCCCTCGCTGAGGACAGACATCGGCAATGCCGGTGGCGAATGGGCCGACGAGCCGGTCGTCAAGGATGACACCTGCGGCTGGACCCTCATCACCTCGCGCAACCCAGGTGATCTGGAGCCGTTCCTCCAGGAGATCGATGCAGCGCTCGCCGTAAGCGCTGACTGA
- a CDS encoding type III PLP-dependent enzyme has product MRPQAADMRQIAEQRRTVDRGRTGHRTLTASATVHASTAPLFGRPDHSALRDALAAAADDAIIYDLDGIGRQYAALCAELPCVDVRFAMKACPVDEVLDHLARLGSGFDAASPQEISQALRTGVAPELIHYGNTVKSDRNIADAYRLGVRDFATDSREDVAAIAEHAPGSRVFCRIATTGDGALWGLSHKFGCSPKDALRVLGAARAAGLVPSGLSVHVGSQQMTAEAWGEAIETLAALLEELNWHGIVPDRINLGGGLPALGVLDRRGRPLEPPLDKMFTVIREGMERLRTVNAAPLAFLLEPGRHLVADHGAIRAHVARLTSRHRRDGSREDWLYLSCGKFNGLYEMDQLQYRLEFPTHPGGQFVNAVVAGPTCDSDDAYAQEDGLVRVPRTIASGDPVWVHSCGAYSAAYATQGFNGFAPLPYTCIGGPAPDGGGA; this is encoded by the coding sequence GTGAGGCCTCAGGCCGCCGACATGCGTCAGATCGCCGAACAGCGCCGGACAGTCGACCGTGGCAGAACCGGCCACCGCACCCTGACCGCGTCGGCCACCGTGCACGCGTCCACCGCGCCCCTCTTCGGCCGGCCCGACCACTCCGCCCTGCGCGACGCGCTCGCCGCCGCTGCCGACGACGCCATCATCTATGACCTGGACGGGATCGGTCGCCAATACGCCGCCCTGTGCGCCGAACTGCCCTGTGTCGACGTCCGGTTCGCGATGAAGGCATGCCCGGTGGACGAGGTGCTCGACCACCTTGCCCGGCTCGGTTCCGGCTTCGACGCGGCCAGCCCACAGGAGATCTCCCAGGCGCTGCGCACCGGAGTGGCGCCCGAACTGATCCACTACGGCAACACCGTCAAGTCCGACCGCAACATCGCCGACGCATACCGGCTGGGCGTGCGCGACTTTGCCACCGACAGCCGGGAGGACGTCGCCGCGATCGCGGAACACGCCCCCGGCTCACGGGTGTTCTGTCGGATCGCGACCACCGGCGATGGCGCGCTGTGGGGCCTGAGCCACAAGTTCGGCTGCTCGCCCAAGGATGCCCTGCGCGTGCTCGGTGCCGCGCGGGCCGCCGGGCTGGTGCCCTCCGGTCTGTCGGTGCACGTCGGCTCCCAGCAGATGACAGCCGAAGCATGGGGCGAGGCGATCGAGACGCTGGCCGCCTTACTGGAGGAGCTCAACTGGCACGGCATCGTTCCGGACCGGATCAACCTCGGTGGTGGGCTGCCCGCGCTCGGCGTCCTCGACCGGCGCGGCCGGCCGCTGGAACCGCCGCTGGACAAGATGTTCACGGTGATCCGAGAAGGCATGGAACGGCTGCGCACCGTCAACGCCGCCCCGCTGGCCTTCCTGCTGGAGCCCGGCCGCCACCTGGTCGCCGACCACGGCGCGATCCGTGCCCACGTCGCCCGGCTCACCTCCCGTCATCGGCGCGACGGCTCCCGTGAGGACTGGCTCTACCTCAGCTGCGGAAAGTTCAACGGGCTTTACGAGATGGATCAATTGCAGTACCGGCTGGAGTTCCCGACCCACCCCGGCGGGCAGTTCGTCAACGCTGTGGTGGCCGGTCCGACCTGTGACAGCGACGACGCGTACGCCCAGGAGGACGGCTTGGTACGGGTTCCGCGCACGATTGCCTCCGGCGACCCGGTCTGGGTCCACTCCTGCGGTGCGTACTCAGCCGCCTACGCCACCCAGGGGTTCAACGGCTTCGCGCCACTGCCGTACACCTGCATCGGCGGCCCGGCTCCGGATGGAGGAGGCGCATGA
- a CDS encoding GNAT family N-acetyltransferase, whose translation MTETRIRLLREEDWDEVVALEERAYAGSGLSEGREVLRSRHRASPSTCFVLERAGGFGGYLLALPYPLSRCPDLSLAEEGAVQGSNLHLHDLVIAERARGRGLAHRMQQHLEETGRAAGYQTLSLVAVHGSQVLWTALGYRARPEIGLPASYGAEAVYMAKPLEPAGTDPALESSSGAEVG comes from the coding sequence ATGACCGAAACCCGGATCCGGCTGCTCCGGGAGGAGGACTGGGATGAGGTGGTTGCGCTGGAGGAACGCGCCTATGCGGGGAGCGGCCTGTCCGAGGGGCGGGAGGTACTGCGCTCCCGGCACCGCGCCTCGCCCTCGACCTGCTTCGTGCTGGAGCGCGCGGGCGGCTTCGGCGGCTACCTGCTCGCGTTGCCGTACCCGCTTTCCCGCTGTCCGGACCTGAGCCTGGCCGAGGAAGGCGCGGTACAGGGGAGCAACCTGCACCTCCACGACCTGGTGATCGCCGAGCGGGCACGTGGCCGGGGCCTGGCTCACCGGATGCAACAGCACCTGGAGGAGACTGGGCGCGCGGCCGGCTATCAGACGCTCTCTCTGGTCGCCGTGCACGGCTCGCAGGTGCTGTGGACTGCGCTGGGCTACCGCGCCCGGCCCGAGATCGGGCTGCCCGCGAGCTACGGTGCCGAGGCGGTCTACATGGCGAAGCCGCTGGAACCCGCCGGCACTGATCCGGCTCTTGAGTCCTCATCAGGAGCCGAAGTGGGCTGA